A single genomic interval of Picosynechococcus sp. PCC 7003 harbors:
- the thrC gene encoding threonine synthase has translation MSTPKADLTSAPFPTHHAAKWPGLINAYRQYLPVTDSTPVVTLYEGNTPLIPIPSIAAEIGRGVQVYAKYDGLNPTGSFKDRGMTMAITKAKEAGAEAVICASTGNTSAAAAAYARRAGLRAFVLIPDGYVALGKLAQALLYGAEVIAIEGNFDNALSIVRQMSENYPVTLVNSVNPYRLQGQKTAAFEVVDALGEAPDWLCIPVGNAGNITAYWMGFCEYHELNKATKLPRMMGFQAAGSAPFIQGGPVHNPETLATAIRIGNPVNWDKAHGVQAASQGAFNAVTDEEIIEAYRKLGANEGIFCEPASAASVAGLLKVKDQVPTGATVVCVLTGNGLKDPDAAIAHSLSKGQTGIPANMAAVAKAMGF, from the coding sequence CTGAGTACTCCTAAAGCCGATCTGACCTCTGCTCCCTTTCCGACCCACCATGCTGCTAAATGGCCGGGCTTGATTAACGCGTATCGCCAATATCTCCCCGTAACCGACAGTACCCCCGTGGTGACCCTCTACGAAGGCAATACACCCCTGATTCCAATTCCCAGTATTGCCGCAGAAATTGGTCGTGGGGTGCAAGTCTATGCCAAATATGATGGCCTTAATCCCACAGGGAGCTTTAAAGACCGGGGCATGACCATGGCGATTACTAAAGCCAAGGAAGCAGGGGCCGAAGCTGTGATTTGTGCGAGTACCGGTAACACCTCCGCCGCTGCTGCTGCCTATGCCAGACGGGCGGGTCTACGGGCATTTGTCTTAATTCCCGATGGTTATGTGGCCCTTGGAAAATTGGCCCAGGCGTTGTTATACGGGGCTGAGGTGATCGCCATTGAAGGTAACTTTGATAATGCCCTCAGCATTGTGCGGCAAATGTCAGAGAATTACCCTGTGACGTTGGTAAATTCTGTAAATCCTTACCGTCTCCAGGGTCAAAAAACCGCAGCCTTTGAAGTAGTTGATGCCCTTGGTGAAGCGCCAGATTGGCTTTGTATCCCCGTGGGGAATGCAGGGAATATTACGGCCTACTGGATGGGCTTTTGTGAGTACCATGAATTGAACAAAGCGACGAAGCTCCCCCGAATGATGGGCTTCCAAGCGGCGGGTTCGGCACCGTTTATCCAGGGAGGGCCTGTCCATAACCCAGAAACTCTAGCGACGGCAATTCGGATCGGCAACCCGGTTAACTGGGATAAGGCCCATGGGGTGCAGGCCGCTAGTCAAGGGGCTTTTAATGCGGTGACCGATGAAGAAATTATTGAGGCTTATCGCAAGCTCGGTGCGAATGAAGGCATTTTCTGTGAACCTGCTAGTGCGGCTTCGGTGGCCGGGCTTTTGAAAGTCAAAGATCAAGTGCCAACAGGAGCAACAGTGGTCTGTGTTCTGACAGGTAATGGTTTGAAGGATCCCGATGCGGCGATCGCCCACAGCCTATCGAAGGGACAAACTGGAATTCCCGCAAACATGGCAGCGGTGGCCAAAGCGATGGGATTCTAG
- a CDS encoding 4-hydroxybenzoate solanesyltransferase produces the protein MVFEPTWKKIIYLLRWDKPAGRLILIIPALWAVFLAAEAKPDWKLVLVIILGAITTSAAGCVVNDLWDRNIDPQVERTKIRPLASKALTVKVGIITAIAFFLCAAGLAFYFNPWTNPLSFWLCVAAVPVIIAYPLAKRFFPVPQLVLAIAWGFAVLISWSAVTQNLSAATWLLWGATVFWTLGFDTIYALSDRDDDLKIGINSSAIFFGKFAPEAVGIFFVLTAICLAILGRTLNINLLTYGIAWAIAVGLWFKQYLKIRKPNLSRKAYNQLFEENVIIGFILLSGMITSFIF, from the coding sequence ATGGTTTTTGAGCCTACCTGGAAAAAAATTATCTATTTATTACGCTGGGATAAGCCGGCGGGTCGCCTAATTTTAATTATTCCTGCCCTATGGGCTGTCTTCTTAGCGGCCGAGGCCAAGCCTGACTGGAAACTGGTCTTGGTGATTATCCTTGGGGCGATCACGACCAGTGCGGCGGGCTGCGTTGTGAATGATTTGTGGGACCGGAATATTGATCCCCAAGTGGAGCGCACGAAAATTCGCCCCCTCGCTTCCAAAGCTCTCACGGTCAAAGTGGGGATTATTACGGCGATCGCCTTTTTTCTTTGTGCCGCCGGATTAGCCTTTTATTTTAATCCTTGGACAAATCCCCTGAGTTTTTGGCTGTGTGTCGCCGCAGTTCCAGTAATTATTGCTTACCCTCTGGCAAAACGTTTCTTTCCCGTGCCTCAACTTGTTTTGGCGATCGCCTGGGGCTTTGCTGTTCTCATTAGTTGGAGTGCCGTGACCCAAAATTTAAGCGCCGCAACCTGGTTATTGTGGGGAGCAACGGTCTTCTGGACATTAGGCTTTGACACCATCTACGCCCTCTCCGACCGAGATGACGATTTAAAAATTGGCATTAATTCCAGTGCTATTTTTTTTGGTAAATTTGCCCCCGAAGCCGTGGGTATTTTCTTTGTTTTAACAGCGATTTGTCTTGCTATTTTAGGCAGAACATTGAATATTAATCTATTGACTTACGGTATTGCCTGGGCGATCGCAGTCGGTCTTTGGTTTAAACAATACCTAAAAATTCGCAAACCCAATCTTTCTCGCAAAGCCTACAATCAGCTCTTCGAAGAAAATGTCATCATTGGCTTTATTCTACTCAGTGGAATGATCACTAGCTTTATCTTTTAA
- a CDS encoding CAP domain-containing protein, translating to MRHQRWSRFVVPILFYFGARFVFEQTERPTISPTANQPVVQQEQPLTSQPVKLPNTETIEQQIHAQINAYRISLGLEPLTLDYRITNESRKYSAKMASGEASFSHDGFEDRAASLEKQALKYASVAENLALLQGYDDLATVAVEGWIDSPGHHKNIIGDFDLTGIGVVKNEEGVYYFTQLFLKRR from the coding sequence ATGAGACACCAGCGTTGGTCACGTTTTGTGGTTCCCATCTTGTTCTATTTCGGTGCCCGTTTCGTCTTTGAGCAGACAGAACGACCAACCATTTCTCCCACAGCGAATCAGCCAGTCGTCCAACAGGAACAACCCCTCACCTCCCAACCCGTTAAACTCCCCAATACCGAAACCATCGAGCAACAGATTCACGCCCAAATCAACGCCTATCGAATCAGTCTGGGCCTAGAACCTTTAACCCTGGACTATCGGATTACAAATGAGTCCCGCAAATACAGTGCCAAAATGGCCTCCGGCGAAGCCAGCTTTTCCCACGATGGTTTTGAAGATCGGGCCGCTAGCCTCGAAAAACAAGCCTTAAAATATGCCAGTGTTGCCGAAAATCTCGCACTCCTCCAAGGCTATGATGACCTGGCCACCGTCGCTGTGGAAGGCTGGATCGACAGTCCTGGCCACCACAAAAATATCATTGGCGACTTTGATCTCACGGGCATTGGTGTCGTTAAAAATGAAGAAGGCGTTTACTATTTCACTCAGCTTTTTCTAAAACGCCGTTAA
- a CDS encoding Mov34/MPN/PAD-1 family protein has translation MLSLTPSQIEQLITQAQTCYPEECCGLLLGHNKTVREIWPTENTWTLEFSQGMPELLPPNPQAQSRHDRFAIAPTAILKAQKYARTQDLAIIGIYHSHPDHPAIPSEYDRVIAWDIYSYLILSVENQQVTTYRSWQLDGDRQFQEEPIQINS, from the coding sequence ATGTTAAGTTTGACTCCTTCTCAAATTGAACAACTCATCACCCAGGCCCAGACCTGCTACCCGGAAGAATGTTGTGGTCTGTTACTGGGGCACAATAAAACCGTAAGGGAAATCTGGCCTACGGAAAATACTTGGACGCTGGAATTTAGCCAAGGGATGCCGGAATTGCTCCCCCCAAATCCCCAAGCCCAGTCGCGCCATGACCGCTTTGCGATCGCCCCTACCGCGATTCTGAAGGCCCAAAAATATGCCCGCACCCAAGACCTCGCGATCATCGGCATTTATCATTCTCACCCGGACCATCCCGCGATTCCGTCTGAATATGACCGGGTGATCGCCTGGGATATTTATTCCTACCTCATTCTTTCTGTGGAAAATCAGCAAGTGACCACTTACCGCAGTTGGCAACTCGATGGCGATCGCCAATTTCAAGAAGAACCCATTCAGATTAATTCCTGA
- a CDS encoding Ppx/GppA phosphatase family protein, protein MATSVYQLKTNSTQFANVTQGEDCTLAAIDIGTNSIHMVIVKIQPSLPAFTIVAREKDTVRLGHRDRLTGNLTEAAMDRSLNALRRCQDLATSFQVDSLVAVATSAVREAPNGRDFLQRIEAELGLEVDLISGQEEARRIYLGVLSAVDFNQQPHVLIDIGGGSTEISLVESHEARFLSSTKVGAVRLTQDFVNTDPISNREFAALQAYIRGMLERPIEELQEHLLPGEQVQMIGTSGTIETLAAMHAMANLGNVPSPLHGYTFSRQDLSKLIQQMRELNCRERSNLPGMADKRAEIILAGAIILQEAMDLLELKKITLCERALREGVIVDWMLSHGLIESRLQYQSSIRERSVMAIAKKYRVDLVASQRTADFSLSLFDQLQGGIHQWDTEAREMLWAAAILHNCGLYISHAAHHKHSYYLIRNAELLGFNETQLEIVANLARYHRKSKPKKKHENYQNLIHKEHRQMVSELSAIMRLAVALDRRQAGAIAKIQCDFDAKQRLLTLKLTPTHGDDACELELWSLNYNKEIFEEEFAVTVAAHLCP, encoded by the coding sequence ATGGCTACTTCCGTCTATCAGCTTAAAACGAATTCCACTCAATTTGCGAATGTCACCCAAGGGGAGGACTGTACCCTAGCAGCAATTGACATCGGCACTAACTCAATTCACATGGTGATTGTCAAAATCCAACCCAGCCTGCCTGCATTTACAATTGTGGCCCGGGAAAAAGATACGGTGCGCCTTGGTCATCGCGATCGCCTCACAGGCAATCTGACGGAAGCCGCCATGGATCGTTCTTTAAATGCCCTCCGCCGTTGTCAGGATCTAGCGACGAGCTTTCAGGTAGATTCTCTAGTAGCCGTAGCGACCAGTGCAGTGCGTGAAGCCCCCAACGGTCGAGACTTTTTACAACGAATTGAAGCAGAATTAGGGTTAGAAGTTGATTTAATTTCCGGCCAAGAAGAAGCGCGTCGTATATATCTCGGCGTTCTATCGGCAGTGGATTTTAACCAACAACCCCATGTCTTGATTGATATTGGGGGCGGTTCGACGGAAATTAGCTTGGTGGAAAGCCATGAAGCGCGGTTTCTCAGCAGTACGAAGGTGGGAGCAGTGCGGTTAACCCAGGATTTTGTGAATACCGATCCGATTAGCAACCGAGAATTTGCGGCCCTACAGGCTTATATTCGGGGGATGTTGGAACGTCCCATTGAAGAATTGCAAGAGCATCTTTTACCGGGGGAGCAGGTACAAATGATTGGCACCTCTGGCACCATCGAAACCTTAGCAGCAATGCACGCGATGGCCAATTTGGGGAACGTACCGAGTCCCCTCCATGGCTATACGTTTTCGCGTCAGGATTTGAGCAAACTGATTCAACAGATGCGGGAGCTTAATTGTCGGGAGCGTTCCAACTTACCGGGAATGGCGGATAAGCGGGCAGAAATTATCCTGGCCGGGGCAATCATTCTCCAAGAAGCCATGGATCTGTTGGAGCTTAAGAAAATTACTCTCTGTGAACGGGCGTTGCGAGAAGGGGTGATCGTCGACTGGATGCTTTCCCATGGTTTGATCGAAAGTCGCCTGCAATATCAAAGTTCGATTCGAGAACGGAGTGTGATGGCGATCGCCAAAAAATATCGCGTTGATTTGGTTGCCAGTCAACGCACCGCTGACTTTTCCTTGAGTCTTTTTGACCAGCTCCAGGGGGGCATCCATCAATGGGACACCGAAGCGAGGGAAATGCTATGGGCGGCGGCGATTCTCCATAACTGTGGTCTTTATATCAGCCATGCGGCCCACCATAAACACTCCTATTATTTAATTCGTAATGCAGAACTCCTCGGTTTCAATGAAACCCAATTGGAAATTGTCGCGAACCTCGCCCGCTACCACCGCAAAAGCAAGCCAAAGAAAAAACACGAAAATTATCAAAATCTCATCCACAAAGAACACCGACAGATGGTGAGTGAACTGAGTGCGATCATGCGGCTTGCGGTGGCCCTTGACCGACGCCAGGCGGGGGCGATCGCCAAAATTCAGTGTGACTTTGATGCGAAACAGCGCCTACTCACCCTCAAACTGACCCCGACCCATGGGGATGATGCCTGCGAACTAGAGCTCTGGAGTTTAAACTATAACAAGGAGATCTTTGAAGAAGAATTTGCAGTGACCGTGGCCGCCCATCTATGCCCTTAA